The Helianthus annuus cultivar XRQ/B chromosome 16, HanXRQr2.0-SUNRISE, whole genome shotgun sequence genome includes a window with the following:
- the LOC110935880 gene encoding mannose-1-phosphate guanyltransferase alpha — translation MGLMSSDDRAVAVIMVGGPTKGTRFRPLSLNIPKPLFPLAGQPMVHHPISACKRIPNLAQIYLVGFYEQREFALYVSSISNELKVPVKYLKEDKPHGSAGGLYKFRDLIMEDNPSHIFLLNCDVCCSFPLPEMLDAHKRYGGMGTILVIKVSPESADQFGELVADPDTNELLHYTEKPETFVSDRINCGVYVFTPEIFTAIQGVSAQRKDRANLRRLSSFEALQSESATRSLPADFVRLDQDILSPFAGKKQLYTYETMDFWEQIKTPGMSLKCSGLYLSLFRHISPHLLNQGDGTKSATVIGDVYIHPSAKVHPTAKIGPNVSISVNARIGAGARLINCIILDDVEIKENAVVIHSILGWKCSIGRWSRVQAEGDHKAKLGVTILGEAVNVEDEVVVINCIVLPNKTLNVSVQQEIIL, via the exons ATGGGGTTAATGAGTTCAGATGATAGGGCTGTTGCTGTGATCATGGTCGGTGGTCCCACAAAAG GTACCCGGTTCAGGCCGTTGTCGCTGAATATTCCAAAGCCACTTTTCCCACTGGCAGGACAACCAATGGTTCATCATCCAATCTCTGCGTGTAAAAGG ATACCAAACTTAGCACAGATCTATCTCGTTGGTTTCTACGAGCAGCGTGAATTCGCCTTATATGTATCTTCCATCTCTAACGAGTTAAAAGTGCCAGTCAA ATACTTGAAAGAGGACAAGCCACACGGGTCTGCTGGTGGTCTATACAAATTCAGAGATCTGATCATGGAAGATAATCCG TCACACATCTTCTTGCTAAACTGTGATGTTTGCTGCAGTTTCCCATTACCTGAGATGCTCG ATGCTCATAAAAGATACGGTGGGATGGGAACGATCCTTGTAATTAAG GTTTCCCCTGAATCAGCAGACCAATTTGGTGAGCTGGTAGCTGATCCCGATACCAACGAATTGCTGCATTATACCGAGAAACCTGAAACTTTT GTTAGTGACCGAATAAATTGTGGTGTTTATGTATTTACACCAGAGATTTTTACCGCCATTCAAGGTGTTTCCGCACAGCGAAAAGATAGAG CTAATCTAAGACGTCTATCAAGCTTCGAAGCCCTACAGTCGGAATCAGCAACAAG GAGTCTTCCTGCTGATTTTGTAAGATTGGATCAAGATATATTATCACCGTTTGCAGGAAAGAAGCAGTTGTACACATATGAAACTATGGATTTTTGGGAACAAATAAAAACACCTGG AATGTCCTTAAAATGCTCTGGCTTGTATCTTTCTCTATTTCGGCACATCTCGCCTCACCTTTTGAACCAAGGGGATGGTACAAAGAGTGCCACCGTAATTGGTGATGTTTATATTCACCCGTCTGCAAAAGTTCATCCAACTGCAAAG ATTGGTCCAAACGTATCCATATCTGTGAATGCACGTATAGGAGCTGGCGCACGACTGATCAATTGTATCATTCTCGATGATGTTGAAATCAAG GAAAACGCAGTGGTGATTCATTCGATTCTTGGCTGGAAATGTTCGATTGGGCGGTGGTCACGTGTCCAGGCTGAAGGAGATCACAAGGCAAAACTTGGAGTCACAATTCTTG GTGAAGCTGTTAATGTTGAAGATGAAGTGGTGGTGATTAACTGCATTGTCCTTCCTAACAAGACTCTTAATGTTAGTGTTCAACAAGAAATTATCTTATAA